In one window of Trichoderma breve strain T069 chromosome 7 map unlocalized scaffold00008, whole genome shotgun sequence DNA:
- a CDS encoding prp19/Pso4-like domain-containing protein → MLCGISGEAPQEPVASKKSGIVYEKRLIEQYINEHGSEPNGEAITVDDLLPITSSRIPRPRPPTLTSIPALLATFQNEWDNLALETYNLREQLARTREELATALYQHDAAVRVIARLTRERDEARDSLSKVTVTDGAANGEGMVVDSVEALPDDLIAQVDQTHQILSKGRKKRSVPEGWVSSEEVSSFETTTTNDLSVPKATSLDLEGNYAVAAGLDGEAAIYSVEADNKERTVPVNEPVTDTLWAGSKVFFATSQGNVKVYEAGNEVGTFSEHAGAASGLSIHPSGDLLASVGADKSIVFYHLETMKRVSRAYADSALTTCAFHPDGHLFAAGTVTGDIKLYMTTTLEQAVVFKLGAPIQALVFSENGFMLAATAKGQTSVTIFDLRKEGDAAVSKVLETGGSVQSLAWDYTGQFLATGGATGITVQQYTKSSKKWSEPLRNSVPAVAVRWGDLGQKLVSLNGEGVVSVLGVKN, encoded by the exons ATGCTTTGCGGAA TCTCCGGAGAAGCTCCTCAAGAGCCTGTCGCGTCCAAGAAGTCGG GAATCGTCTACGAGAAGCGGCTGATAGAACAGTACATCAACGAACATGGCTCAGAACCCAACggcgaggccatcaccgtcGATGACTTGCTGCCCATCACTTCCTCTCGCATCCCACGCCCTCGCCCCCCTACTCTGACTTCGATCCCCGCGCTCCTTGCCACATTCCAAAACGAGTGGGATAACCTGGCGCTGGAAACATACAACCTGAGGGAGCAGCTGGCACGGACGAGAGAGGAGCTTGCGACGGCGCTATACCAGCATGATGCCGCCGTTCGCGTCATCGCCCGACTGACAAGAGAGAGGGATGAGGCCAGAGACTCGCTGAGCAAGGTCACCGTGACGGACGGTGCTGCCAACGGCGAGGGCATGGTTGTGGATAGCGTCGAAGCGCTGCCGGACGATCTGATAGCCCAGGTGGACCAGACACATCAGAT CTTGTCCAAGGGGCGCAAGAAGCGCTCTGTCCCCGAGGGATGGGTCTCTAGCGAAGAAGTATCATCGTTCGAAACTACGACAACAAATGACCTTTCTGTTCCAAAGGCTACCTCTCTCGATCTGGAGGGCAACTATGCTGTAGCAGCAGGACTGGACGGGGAGGCAGCCATCTACTCTGTTGAGGCCGACAACAAGGAAAGGACTGTGCCCGTCAATGAGCCCGTGACAGATACCCTCTGGGCTGGGTCAAAGGTCTTCTTTGCGACCAGCCAGGGCAACGTCAAGGTGTACGAGGCGGGCAACGAGGTTGGCACATTCTCCGAGCACGCTGGAGCTGCTAGCGGCTTGAGTATTCATCCTTCCGGCGACCTGCTCGCCTCTGTGGGCGCCGACAAGAGCATTGTATTCTACCACCTGGAGACAATGAAGCGAGTCAGCCGGGCATACGCCGATTCTG CCTTGACAACATGCGCATTCCACCCCGACGGACATTTGTTTGCCGCAGGTACAGTCACTGGCGACATTAAGCTGTACATGACTACGACGCTCGAGCAGGCCGTTGTGTTCAAGCTGGGCGCCCCGATCCAGgccctcgtcttctctgAGAATGGATTCATGCTGGCGGCCACGGCCAAGGGACAGACTAGCGTGACTATCTTCGACCTGCGCAAAGAAGGCGATGCCGCCGTTTCCAAGGTGCTCGAGACGGGAGGCTCAGTTCAGTCACTGGCCTGGGACTACACTGGCCAGTTCCTCGCCACCGGAGGAGCCACGGGCATTACGGTGCAGCAGTACACAAAGTCGAGCAAGAAGTGGAGCGAGCCTCTGCGGAATTCCGTCCCAGCGGTTGCGGTCAGATGGGGCGACTTGGGACAGAAGTTGGTTTCTCTCAACGGAGAGGGAGTCGTGAGCGTGCTGGGCGTCAAGAACTAG